In Ruania alkalisoli, the DNA window GCCCTGGCTGTACATGACCGACCACGGCGAACCGGAGCTGGCGGAGTCGGTACGCGAGGGCCGGGCGCGCGAGTTCGCCGAGCATGGATGGGATGAGATCTACGGTTCTGGCACTCACGCCCCGGACCCGCAGGATCTTCAGACGGCTGCCGCGAGCGTGCTGCGCTGGCAGGAGCGCGGCACCGGCCGGCACGCGCGGATCGAGGACTTCACGCGCGCACTGATCGAACTACGGGCCAGGACGCCGGACCTGCGCAGCGGCGACCGGGCACGCACCCGGGTGACCGCGACCGAGGAGTGGGCGCTAGTGCGGCGCGGTGCCGTGACGGTAGCGGTCAATGTGGGCAGCCGGGTACACCGGATCCCGTTCGCCGGCGCCAGCCACCTGCGTGTGCTGCTCACATGGGAGCAGGGCGTGCGCATCGAGGGCGACCAGCTCGTGCTTCCGCCGGGAGCGGCCGTGCTTGGTCCCCACGGCTGACCTGGCCTGGCGACTCTCAGTCGTGGGTCGTGCGCAACCAGGAGAGCAGGTCGGCCGTCAGCCTCCGGTCCCAGGTCAGCTCACGACCATCGAGTTCACGCACGGCCGCGCACAAGCGGACGCTGGAGCACAGCCAGAGATGCTCAGCCGTCGCGAGCTCGGCCGCCTCGACCCGGCGTGCCTGTGTCGCCAGGCCCGCATTCTCGGCATAGCGGAAGGCCCGGTCCTGCGTGGTCCCGGGCAGGATGCTCTGGTCGGTACCGGGAGTGACCAGAGTGTTCCCGATGCGTAGCAGCACGGATGCGGTGGGCCCCTCCAGCACAGCACCGTCGGAACTGATGAAGATGACGTCGTCAGCGCCGTGGCGCCGTGCGTAGCGCAGTGCCGCCATGTTCACGGCATACGAGGTGTACTTCGCCCCTTGCAGCAGCCAGGGTGCGGTCTCGGCCACGTCCGAGCGGTACCCGCGGTCCAGGGTCAGTACCCGGACACCGTCGGCTCGTGCCCGCGACATGTCCGGCGCTGGGGCAACCCGCACCCACCCGGTGCAGCGTCTGCTTCCCTCCTCCCCTCGCGAGAGGACCAGCTTCGCGGACAGTTCCGGGGCCGGATCCGCACGATCAAGGGCGTGCTCGACCGCGGCTCGCCACACGTCCAGACGCGGCCCGGGCAGGTCCAGGATGGCGGCGGAGGCAGCGAGGCGGTGCAGATGGGACGTCAGCGATTGCACATGACAGTCCATCACCCCGATCGTCTCGAAGACGCCGTCACCACGAGTGGCGCTGAGATCGGTCACCCTGAGCTGGGGCTGGTTCGGGTCAGCCGCCTCGTAGCCGGATCCGGTCAGGGTCTCAGCACTGGTCGGCGCCGTCACCATCACCAGACTCGTCACGGCCACGACTCCTCCAGATCTCGTACTCGGGCACCAACCGACCCCCTCAGCCTAGGTCCTGACTGCCCACACCGCTGGGCACGCCACGAGTAGGGTGAAGTTCATGGCCAGCCTCTTCACCCGCATCCTCGATCGCGAGATCCCGGGCCGGTTCGTCTGGGAGGACGAGTGGTGCGCCGCCTTCCTGACGATCGAGCCACTGCAACCCGGCCACGTCCTCGTGGTCCCCCGGCGAGAGAGCGACCACTGGGCGGACCTTCCGGCCGCGGAGTGGACGCACGTGATGACAGTCGCCCAGCACATCGCCCGGGCACAGCGCGAGGTGTTCGTGCACGAACGCATCGGTCTGCTCGTGCAGGGATACGAGATCCCGCACGCCCATGTGCACGTGTGGCCGTCCCAGTCGTCGGCGGACTTCGATCTGGCCGGCGCCGCACGGGATGTGCCCGCTGCCGAGCTCGATGATGCGGCCGATCGCCTGCGTACTGCGCTCCGTGGTGACGGCCACGACACCGCGATACCGGACTGAGCTCGCCATCTCCTATGCTCGGGCCATGGCCCTCATCATCGTCCTCACCGAGGAAGCCCTGCAGGAGTCCGACGTCGCAGCGATCGGCGAACTTCACGACGCGCCTGGAACCCGCTTCCATGTGCTCGTACCGCAGGACACCGAGCGCAATCTCGTCACCGACTTCATCGATCATCTGAGCCTCTTTGAGCTGAAGGAGGCCTGGGATGAGCTCACCCACCGCCCGGATCCGCAGCAGGCGCGGGCGGAGGCCGACGACGCTCTCGCCACGTCGTTGCAGCGATTCGAGGCGGCCGGAACGGACGCGGAGGGTGCGGTCATCGCAGACGACCCGATCCCGGCGCTGCGTCAGGCGGTCAACGGGCTCCGGGCCGACGAGGTGGTGGTCGTGACGCGACCACATGCGGTCGAGGACACGTTCCACCGCGACTGGGCGTCGCGGGCGCGGGAGTCTCTCGGCCTGCCCGTACTGCACCTGTACTCGGGTACGAACAGGCTGGGCTGACGGGCTGAAGCGGCCGGCTGCCGGTCAGAAGCCGGTATCGGTGGGCCGGGGGTAGTACCGGCGGAGCGCTCGAAGCTGATTCACCTGCGCCAGCACGCGATAGAGCCACCGTCGCGGGCTGCGGTCGGCGGCGTAGCCGAGCGGGTGGACCGCCCGCCGACGACGCAAGACCGCACGGACGCGGGCGAGCAACTCGGCATCCTGGATGTACCGGGGCAGCACGAACGTGGGGATATAGGCATAGACGCCGTCCTCCTGCGCCTGTTCAGGCGGCAGCGCCTGGTCGAGCACGAAGTCCGCAACCAGCGCCCGGGCCGTGCTCGCCCCGCCGACGTTCGCATAATAGTGCGACCGCCCCAGGCGCGGATTGATGTCGAGCAGGCGCGCGACGCCGTCCCGAGGGTCCACCTTGAAGTCCACGCTGGCGAATCCGCGGAAGCCCACCGCGTCCAGCACCCGACGGACCGCATCGACAAGGGTCGCGTCGTAGTCGACCATGATGATCGCCGAGTTCCCGATGAAGGTCGGCTGATGCATCGCCAGCAGGACGTGTCCAGAGGCTGCCATCGTCAGCTCGCCCCGGGAGTCCCGGTAGCAGTTGACCACCCGGTTGGCGGTGTCATCACCAGGAATCAGCTCCTGCACCAGCATCGTTCCGCCATAGCCGGCAGCGCCGATACGGTCGAGTTCGAGGACGAGCTCATCGGCGTGCTCGAGGACATACACTTTCCGCCGCCCGATGAACGTCAGCTCCTCGAACTCGGCGCCGGCAAAGGGCTTCATCACCACCGGGAACGTGAGTTCACGCACGCTCGCGCGCCATTGCTCTTCCTGCCGCGGCAGCGGCTTCACCTCGACCGTCCGGGGCGCCGGGATACCCAGTTCGGCAAGCACGCTGTTCATGGCCCGCTTGTCCGCCAGCTGCTCGATGGTGCCGGCGGCGGCGAACGGGATCACATACTCACGCTCGAGCTGCTCACGGTGCCGCAACACGAAGGCGAGCTGGTGATCGGAGTTGACCACGAGGATGCGCCTGGCCTGGGGATACCTCTGCGCGACGTCGGACAACGCCGCGAGCGTCTGTTCGTCTGCGGCGCCAGCGCCGGTGAACACGTTCTCGAGGATCGCCGAGTCGTTGATCGGCCCTCGCGGCTGCTCGCTGATCACCACCGATCGCACGCCGTACGCCTCGTGGAAGGATCGTGCCATCGCGTAGATGCCGAGGTCCGTGCCGAGGAGGACGGGGCACAGGGCTGGTACGGGCACGGTGAGGTCCTCCGGAGCAGTGCGGACTGATAAGGGTGCGAACTGATAGCGGGCCGAGATGGTGAGCCCGCGCGAGTCTACCGACTTCCCCTCGGCGCGCCCTGGACGCCCGGAGGCGGTGTACGCCTAGCCTGGACGCGTGAACGTGCAGCGGACCCCGGTAGCACCACCGGACTTCGAGGCCGCACTGTTGAGCCTGCGCGGCCACCGGATGCGCCCGGAATTCCACCTCGAGGAGGTGCCCGCTCCCACCCGCATCGCCCCCTATGCGCTCGCTCTCACCGGCGAGGTGAATCCTACCCGGGACCCGGAGGACATGGTGGGAAACGGCCGGTTCGTTGTGCTCTACGACCCGGAGGGCCAGGAGGCGTGGAACGGCGAGTTCCGGGTGATCGTCATGGCGCGGGCGAACCTTGAGCAAGAGTTCGCGGCCGATCCGATGCTCGGTGAGGTCGGATGGTCCTGGCTGACCGAGGCGCTGGTCGCCGAGGAGGCCGGCTACCACTCGCTGTCCGGGACGGTCACGCGAGTACTGTCGGAGACATTCGGTGGTCTCGAACTGCGCGCCGGCGAGGTGGAGATCGAGATCCGCGCCTCGTGGACGCCCGAAGGTACGGATATGTCGTCCCATCTGCGTGCCTGGGCGCTCCTGACCTGTCAGGCTGCAGGTCTGCCTCCTGTCCCCGACAACGTGAGCGCCCTGAGACCCAAACGATGACCACGTCCCCCCCATCCGGAACCTCGGCCGATCCCGAGCACGAGCCCCCTCCCGAGCTCGTCCCCTTGACCGAGCCCGCAGACGGTGTTCCCGACGTCGTGGAGACGCCGGCGGACCTCGACCGCGTGGTCGATGCGCTGAGGAGGGGCACGGGCCCTGTCGCGGTCGACGCCGAACGTGCCTCGGGCTATCGGTACGGACAGAGCGCCTATCTCGTCCAGCTGCGACGTGAAGGTGCCGGCACCGCCCTGCTTGATCCTCGAACGCTGCCGGATCTGGAAGCCGTGGGGCAGGCGCTCGCCGGCACCGAATGGGTGCTGCACGCTGCGAGCCAGGATCTGCCGTGCCTGGCCGAGGTGAACCTCGTCCCGAGCCGCATCTTCGACACCGAGCTCGCCGGGCGGTTGCTCGGGCGCGAACGGGTGGGTCTGGGGCCGATGGTCGCCGCCGAGCTCGGACTCGAGCTCGCGAAGGAGCACTCGGCCGCCGACTGGTCCACCCGCCCGTTGCCCGAGGCGTGGCTGCGCTACGCCGCGTTGGACGTGGAGGTCCTGGTGGACCTGCGGGACCGGTTGGCCGCAGCCCTGGAACGCACCGGCAAGCTGGAGTGGGCGCTGCAGGAGTTCGAAGCCGTGCGGACGGCACCTGCGCCACCACCACGACAGCAACCGTGGCGCCGGACCTCCGGCTCACATCAGGTGCGAGACGGGCTGGGCCTAGCGATCGTGCGGGAACTGTGGCAGGTCCGTGACGCCGAAGCGCGCCGCATCGACCTCTCCCCCGGCCGACTCCTCCCAGATGCAGCGATCGTCGCCGCCGCCACCACGCGGCCGGCGACGGTCGCCGAGCTGGCGGCGTTACGCCCGTTCAAACACAAGGCGGCCGCACGGCGCACCCGCCTGTGGTTCGAGGCCGTCGCCCGCGCCATGGCATTGCCCACATCGGCCTATCCAGCCCGGCGCGGTCCCGTCTCGGACACGTTGCCACCGCCACGGGCGTGGAAGGACCGCAACCCCGAGGCGGCGGCGCGGCTGGACGCGGTGAAGCTGGTGGTCCGGGCACGGGCAGCCGAGCTCGATCTCCCGCAGGAGAACCTGCTCACCCCCGAGTACCAGCGCCGCATCGCGTGGGATCCGCCCTCCGACCTGAGCCTCGTCGGTGTCACCTCTGAACTCGAGCAGCTGGGTGCCCGGCCATGGCAGATCGAGCAGGTGGGCGTACTCCTCGCCGGCGCGCTGCGTTCCGCACGCGACTGATCCCCCACCGCAGGTCCGGGCAGGTTAGGGTAGGACCACCAGTACCTAGTACTCCCAGTCCCAGTGACGTGACCTGGAGGTCCCGATGCCCCTGCTCGGCCGTGATGTCGTCCTCGTCGATGCCGTCCGCTCCCCGTTCGGACGCGCCCGCCCCGACGGACTGTATGCGCACACCCGCGCCGACGATATCGCCGTGGCCGTCATCCGTGAGCTGCTCCGTCGCAACCCCGCCCTCGTGCCGGACCGTATCGGCGACCTCGCACTGGCTGCGACCACGCAACAAGGCGACCAGGGTCTGACCCTGGGCCGGACGGTCGGCCTGCTTGCCGGCCTCCCCCGGACCGTCCCCGGCTACGCGATCGACCGGATGTGTGCCGGAGCGATGACCGCCGTCACGAACGTTGCCGCGCAGATCGCCATCGGGGCGATCGACGCTGCGGTGGCCGGTGGCGTCGAGCACATGGGGCGTCACCCACTCGGCGCCTCCGCTGACATCAACCCGCGGTTCGTCGCCGAGCGGCTCGTTTCCACCGACGCGCTGGTGATGGGCGCCACGGCCGAGAACCTCCACGACCGGTACCCACGCCTGACCCGCCCACGTGCCGACGCCTACGCAGCAGCGTCACAGCGCAAGTACGCCCGTGCACTCGCCGAGGGTCACATCGACGCCGATCTCGTCCCCGTCGGCGTCCCAGACCCCGAACGAGGTTGGGGACTGGCCACCGCCGACGAGCCGCCGCGGCCGGGCACCACCGTCGCCGGGATGGAGGGACTTGCCACCCCATTCCGCGCCGGTGGCCGGGTAACCGCGGCGAGCTCCTCACCGTTGACAGACGGCGCCACCGCCGCACTCCTGATGGATGCTGCCACCGCCGCAGATCTGCAGCTCGAACCACGCCTGCGACTCGTCTCCTATGCCTACACGGGAGTCGAGCCGGAGGTGATGGGAGTCGGCCCCGTCCCGGCCACCCACCGTGCCCTGGAACTGGCCGGCCTGACCATGGAGGACATCGGCCTGATCGAGATCAACGAGGCCTTCGCCGTCCAGGTGCTCGCATTCCTGGACGCCTTCGAGATCGCCGACGACGATCCTCGGGTCAACCCCTACGGCGGCGCGATCGCCGTCGGGCATCCCCTGGCCGCATCCGGTGTACGCCTGATGAGCCAGCTCTCACGGCAGTTCGCCACCCACCCAGAGGTGCGCTATGGCATCACCACCATGTGCGTGGGGCTCGGGCAAGGGGGCACCGTCGTGTGGGAGAACCCGCACCACGCCTCACCCCGCAGCGCCGACAGGAGGAACACCGATGACTGAACGCATCACCCACGCCCTGGTCCGGGACGTCCAGTTGGAAGATCTCGGCGTCCTCGCACTGATCACCCTGGACAACGGGGCAGGTCCGCGCAAACCGAACACGCTCGGCCCCCAAGGAATGGACGAGCTCCGGGCGGTGCTGACCGAGCTCACGCAGCGAGCCCACGACGGGGAGATCGTGGCGGTCGCCGTCACCGGCAAGCAGTTCCACTTCGCCGCCGGGGCCGATCTGCACGGTGCCGCCGAGGTCACCGATCGAGCCTCAGCACGTGCCATCGCCGAAGCCGGGCACGAGACCTTCGCCCTCCTGCTCGACATGCCCGTACCCACCTTCGCCTTCATCGGTGGCGTGGCGCTCGGCGGTGGACTGGAACTGGCGCTCTCCTGCCACTACCGGACCACCAGCGCAGCGGTGCGCGGCATCGGTCTTCCAGAGGTGTTCCTCGGACTCGTGCCGGGCTGGGGCGGGACGTTCCTGCTGCCACGGTTGATCGGGATGGAGCGCGCCCTGCGGGTGATCGTGGAGAACCCGCTGCGTCAGAACGCCCAGCTCACGGGCCCGGACGCGGAGCGGCTCGGCATCGTCGACGCCGTCCTGGAGCCTGCGGACTTCCTCGCCGAGTCGTTGCGATGGGCCGCGCACGTGGTTCGAGGTGACATCGTTCCCGAGCGCTACCCGGGCGACGAGCCCGAGACCGCCCGCGCTCTCGTATCCTCGGCGCGTATCGACGTGGACGCGCGCCTGCACGGCGCCGCACCCTCGCCCGGTCGGGCGCTCGACCTGCTGAGCCTCGCGGCAGACGGCGACCGGCACGCCAGTGTCGAGGCGGAGAACGAGGCACTCACCGATCTGATCACCTCCCCGGAGTTCGAGGCGTCCGTCTACGCATTCGACCTGACAACCCGTCGCGCCAAGAACCCCGTCGGGGCACCGGACCCCGACGTGGCACGTCCCGTGCGCAGGATCGGCATCGCGGGCGCGGGGCTGATGGCGTCCCAGCTCGCACTGCTGTTCGCGCGCCGGATGCAGGTTCCGGTCGTGATGCGCGACCTCGATGACGTGCGGGCCGATCGCGGCCTGCAGTTCGTCGCCGACGAGGTGCAGAAGCTCGTCACCAAGGGCCGGCTGGCCGCGGCCGAGGGCAACCGGATCCGTTCCCTGGTCACGTCCACGACTGAGCTCGCTGATCTCTCGGGTGCCGATCTCGTCATCGAGGCGGTGTTCGAGGAGCTGGAGGTCAAGCGGCACGTGTTCGCGGAGCTGGAGACGGTCCTCTCACCCGAGACGATTCTCGCCACCAACACCTCCGCTCTGTCAGTCTCGGCGATGGCCGCCGGTCTGCAACACCCTGAGCGGGTGGTCGGGCTGCACTTCTTCAATCCGGTCGCGCAGATGCCGCTGGTGGAGGTCGTCCGAGCCGCCCACACCGACGACGGCGCCTACGCCACCGCTTTCGCGGTCACAGCTGCGTGCCGGAAGTCGGCCGTCGCGGTAGCCGATGCCCCTGGCTTCGTCGTGAACCGGCTGCTGGTGCGGCTGCTCGGAGAGGTGCTCGGATCGCTCGAGGACGGTACCGATATCGCGACAGCGGACCGCGCGCTGTGGCCTCTCGGCCTTCCGATGGGCCCCTTCCAGCTGCTGCAGCTGGTGGGCCCCGCTGTCGCCGGGCACGTATTGGACACGCTCCGCGAGAATCTTGGGTCGCGCTACCCCACCTCACCCGGCCTGCAGGCGATGATCACCGACGGCGCCCGGTTCGTCGAGTTCGAGTCCCGCCCGAGCGCGGCCTCACCGGTCGACACCTCGATCGCGCGATACTTCGGTTCGCGCGGCGAGCGGGGTGGTCAGGATGAGGCGGGCCTGTTGCGTCGCGTCCGGGATGCTCTGGCGGAGGAAGTCGACCTCATGCTTGCCGAAGGCGTGGTGGCCGAATCGAAGGACATCGACCTGGCGATGCTACTCGGTGCCGGATGGCCCTTCCACCTGGGAGGTATCACGCCGTACCTGCGGCGGACCGCAGCCAGCACCTGACGACGGTTCGTCAGGCCCGGACGGCCTCGAACAGAGTCCGCTGTGGTGGGGCGTGCGCCGGATCCACCCCGTCGAACAGACTCGAGACCGACTCGCCGAGGTGGATCCGGCGGATCGCTTCGGCGAACAGCTGTGAGGTGGAGCGTACCGTGAGGTCGAGCCAGTCGGCCGGGGCAGGCACCGTATCGGTGGTCACCACCTCGGAGATCATCGGGTGCTCACGCAGGCGCTGCTGCGCTGGACCGGTGAACAGACCGTGCGTGCAGACCACGGACGCCCCGACACATCCGGCGTCAGCCAGGCGTTCCATCAGTTCCACGATCGAGCCGCCGGTGGCGATCTCATCATCGAGGACGATGGCACGCTTGCCCTCGACGTCGCCGACGATGGCGTCGATCACCACCCGGTCGTCCGCGAGGCGCTGCTTGTTCCCGGCCGCGACGGGCAGCCCCAGCAGGCGGGCGAACTGCGTGGCGGACTTGGCGTTGCCCAGGTCCGGTGACACCACGATCGCCTCGCCCAGCTCCTGCCCGCGGAAGTGGTCGGCGAGCACCCCGAGCGCCGTGAGGTGGTCCACCGGCACGGAGAAGAAGCCGTGCACCTGAGGGGCGTGCAACGTCATCGTCAACACCCGGTCGGTTCCGGCCGTCACGAGCATATCGGCGACCAGCCGGCCTCCCAGGGAGATGCGGGAGGCATCCTTCTTGTCCGAGCGCGCGTACGCGAAGTGCGGCATCACAGCGGTGATCTGGGCAGCTGAAGCCCCGCGCGCCGCATCGATCATCAGCAGCAGCTCCATCAAGTGCTCCTGCGTCGGCGGCACCAACGGCTGGACGATGTAGACGTCCCGTTGACGGCAGTTCTCGAGCAACTGTGCCTGCAGGCAGTCGTTGCTGAACCGGCTGATGCGGGAGGGGCTCAGCTCCAGTCCGAGCTCACCGCAGATCCGTTCGGCCAGTGCCGGGTGGGCGCTGCCGCTGAAGACGACAATGTCCTGGGAGGCGATTCCGCTCGCATTGCGCATGCCGGTTCCTTCGCGCTCGGGTGCTTGGACCACATGCTACGAGACGCCGGGCGTTGAGGCGTTCTCGTTCCGTCGTGCCACGGCTGCCGCCGTCTCGCGGGCGATGTCCTGCGGACGGAGCCCCATCTCCTCCTCCAGCTGTGCACGCGAGGCGTGCGAGAGGAACTGGTGCGCGATCCCGTGGACCTGCACCTGAACCTCGGGGCTGGATTCGGCCAGCCGGTCCCGCAGTGCACTGCCGAAGCCGCCCGTGACGATGCCGTCTTCGATGGTCACGACCCGGTCGAAGCCGGCCGCCATATCCACCAAGGCGTCCGGTACCGGGATCACCCAGCACGGGTCCACCGCCGTCGCACCGATCCCCTGGTCCCCCAACCGGTGCGCGACCTCGGCGGCAGTAGCCGCGAATGGTCCCACTCCCACCACGAGAACCCGGGCACCGCCGTCGCCGGCCTCCCGGGCGAGGACATCCAGACCGGACGTGCGGCTCAGAGCCGGCGTCGGCTCCGGCAACGCTCCCTTCGGGTAGCGCACCACCGTGGGAGCGTCCGAGACGGACACTGCCTCGCGCAACGCGCTGCGCAGGGTCGCCTCATCGCGGGGCGCTGCCAGCCGCAGCCCGGGCACCAAGCGAAGCAGTGCCAGATCCCACATGCCATTGTGGCTGGCTCCGTCGTCACCGGTCAGGCCGGCTCGGTCCAACGTGATGGTCACGCCGGCGCGGTGCAGCGCCACGTCCATCAGCAGCTGATCGAAGGCGCGGTTGAGGAACGTGGCGTACAGCGAGACCACCGGGTGCAGTCCGGCGAACGCCATCCCGGCCGCGGAGGTGAGTGCGTGCTCCTCCGCGATGCCGACATCGATCACCCGGCCCGGGAACTCACGCGCCATCGGCGCCAGCCCGACAGGTTCGGGCATCGCCGCAGTGATACCGACCACATCCGAACGCGTCCTGGCGATCTGCACGATCTCGTCGGCGAACACCGACGTCCACCCGAAGCGGGAGGGCACCACGGGCAGTCCCGTCTCCGGGTGGATCTTGCCGACGGTGTGGAAACGGTCGACGGCATCACTCTCGGCAGGGACGTAACCGCGCCCCTTCTCAGTGACAGCGTGCACGATCACCGGCCCGCCATAGCCCCGCGCACTGCGCAGCGCCGCGTCGAGGGCATCCAGATCGTGCCCGTCGACGGGTCCGATCGACTTCAGTCCGAGCTCCTCGAACAGGCCGTGCTGGGGGCGCAGCACATCCTTGAGCCCCTTCTTCATCCCGTGCAGAGCGTCATAGGTCAACCTGCCCGGGCGCCCCCCGCCTTGAAGCGTCCGCTTGCCCCAGCCGAGCACCCGCTCATAGTTGCGGTCGGTGCGTACAGCGTCCAGGTAGCGGGCGAGGCCGCCGACGGTCGGCGAGTACGACCAGCCGTTGTCGTTGACCACGATGACCAGACGCTGGTCCGGTGAGTCGGCGAGGTTGTTCAGGGCCTCCCAGGCCATACCCCCGGTCAGGGCGCCGTCGCCGATCACGGCGACCGTGTGCCGGTCGGTGTCCCCCGCCAGCAGCCGGGCCCGGGAGATGCCGTCCGCCCACGACAGCGCCGTCGACGCGTGGGAGTTCTCGACCACGTCATGATCGGACTCGGTGCGGCTCGGATACCCGGACAGCCCACCCCGGCGCCGCAGGTCGGCGAAGTCCTGCCGGCCGGTCAGGAGCTTGTGTACATAGGCCTGGTGCCCGGTGTCGAAGACCACAGAGTCCCGTGGTGAGGAGAACACCCGGTGGATCGCCAGCGTCAGCTCGACCACCCCCAGATTGGGGCCGAGGTGTCCGCCGGTGCGAGAGACCGAGTCGACGAGGAACGCCCGGATCTCCTCGGCGAGCACCCTCAGGCGTCGTGGGCTCAGTGCGCGCAGATCCTCGGGACCGCGCAGCCGTTCCAGCTCGGTCACCTCATGCTCCCGTCATCAGCCTGCAGCTGCACCCATGCTACGTGCCTGTGCGTTCTCCGGCGGCCCGGAGAGGTCGAGGTCACGTAGTTCACGGCGATCGACGGGCCGATCTCCAGCCGCGACGAGCAGCGCGCGGGCCCGGTCCAGCTCGTTGAGGAACGCGTTCGCGTGGGTACGCAGGAGCTCGATGCGTTCCTCGTCACGTTCCACCCACCGGAAGTCACGCCGGAGGGTGTCGCGGTGCTCGACCACGAACAGCACCCGATCGCACCCGGTCACGTGCAACTGCCACTGGAGTTGGTCGGCGTAGGTGCGCGCGGCGCCATCCAGATCCTCGACCGACGTCTTGATCTCGGCGATCGAGTGCTCCCCGATCCCGTCCGGTGTTGCCAGGTGGCGCGGATCGCGACCGGCACACAGCAGCGAACTGGGTGCGATCCCGAATCGTTGGTGCACCCAGGCCGCGATCACCGCTTCACGGCGAATCCCGTGCTCGAACTGCGGCAGCCGTGGGCCCTCCCAGCCTGTCAGCTTGGCTTCCAGGAGACGACGGCGCTGCTTCGACACTCGCCCGCTGGTGGTGACCAGGCGGCGCGCATCGGTTGCGGTCACGCCCCACAATCGTGCTCGCAGCCAGGCCACCCGGTTGCGGGAGGAGACGACGTCACCGGCTGGTGTGCGCACATACCGGTAGCCCTCGATCACGCCTGGCACCTTACGGCAGGCCCGGTGCGGCCGCGCGGAGCACGCGCCGGACGCTGCGGAGCGTCACCAGCCACGCGAGCGCTGCTCACTGCCTGCGCCCCCACCTCACCATCTAGGCTGGCAGGTATGCGACTGCTCCCTGGGCACACCATCAGTCACGACCTGACCTACGACGATGTCTTCCTCGCACCGTCCTACTCGGACGTCTCCTCGCGTTTCGATGTCGACCTGGCAACGGCGGATGGGACCGGGACGACGATCCCGATCGTGGTGGCGAACATGACGGCGGTCAGTGGGCGTCGGATGGCGGAGACGGTGGCACGTCGAGGCGGGATCGCGATCCTCCCCCAGGATCTGCCACTGGCAGAAGTGCGTCGAACGATCGCCTCGGTCAAGGGCCGCCACACGCTGCTCGAGACCCCGGTGACAGTCGCACCCACCGACACCGTGCACACGGTCCTGACCCTGGTCGACAAGCGAGCCCACGGCGCCGCCGTGGTCCTCGATGAGGGGCGTCCGGTCGGTGTGGTCGCCCGGTCGGACTGCCATGGCGTGGACCAGTTCACGCAGGCGCAGGCGGTCATGAGCGCCGACCCGGCGGTGCTCGAGCTCGACACGCTGGAGGGCCCCGGCGCCCTGGAGGCAGCGTTCGAAGCGCAGCACGCCGCCCGACGGCGCTTTTCTCCGGTGGTGGACTCCTCGGGCAGGTTGTGTGGTGTCCTGACCCGGCTCGGGGCGCTGCGGTCCTCGATCTATGCGCCGGCGCTCGACGATGCCGGGCGATTGCGGATCGGTGCTGCCGTG includes these proteins:
- a CDS encoding 3-hydroxyacyl-CoA dehydrogenase NAD-binding domain-containing protein, with the translated sequence MTERITHALVRDVQLEDLGVLALITLDNGAGPRKPNTLGPQGMDELRAVLTELTQRAHDGEIVAVAVTGKQFHFAAGADLHGAAEVTDRASARAIAEAGHETFALLLDMPVPTFAFIGGVALGGGLELALSCHYRTTSAAVRGIGLPEVFLGLVPGWGGTFLLPRLIGMERALRVIVENPLRQNAQLTGPDAERLGIVDAVLEPADFLAESLRWAAHVVRGDIVPERYPGDEPETARALVSSARIDVDARLHGAAPSPGRALDLLSLAADGDRHASVEAENEALTDLITSPEFEASVYAFDLTTRRAKNPVGAPDPDVARPVRRIGIAGAGLMASQLALLFARRMQVPVVMRDLDDVRADRGLQFVADEVQKLVTKGRLAAAEGNRIRSLVTSTTELADLSGADLVIEAVFEELEVKRHVFAELETVLSPETILATNTSALSVSAMAAGLQHPERVVGLHFFNPVAQMPLVEVVRAAHTDDGAYATAFAVTAACRKSAVAVADAPGFVVNRLLVRLLGEVLGSLEDGTDIATADRALWPLGLPMGPFQLLQLVGPAVAGHVLDTLRENLGSRYPTSPGLQAMITDGARFVEFESRPSAASPVDTSIARYFGSRGERGGQDEAGLLRRVRDALAEEVDLMLAEGVVAESKDIDLAMLLGAGWPFHLGGITPYLRRTAAST
- a CDS encoding ribose-phosphate diphosphokinase, which translates into the protein MRNASGIASQDIVVFSGSAHPALAERICGELGLELSPSRISRFSNDCLQAQLLENCRQRDVYIVQPLVPPTQEHLMELLLMIDAARGASAAQITAVMPHFAYARSDKKDASRISLGGRLVADMLVTAGTDRVLTMTLHAPQVHGFFSVPVDHLTALGVLADHFRGQELGEAIVVSPDLGNAKSATQFARLLGLPVAAGNKQRLADDRVVIDAIVGDVEGKRAIVLDDEIATGGSIVELMERLADAGCVGASVVCTHGLFTGPAQQRLREHPMISEVVTTDTVPAPADWLDLTVRSTSQLFAEAIRRIHLGESVSSLFDGVDPAHAPPQRTLFEAVRA
- the dxs gene encoding 1-deoxy-D-xylulose-5-phosphate synthase; the protein is MTELERLRGPEDLRALSPRRLRVLAEEIRAFLVDSVSRTGGHLGPNLGVVELTLAIHRVFSSPRDSVVFDTGHQAYVHKLLTGRQDFADLRRRGGLSGYPSRTESDHDVVENSHASTALSWADGISRARLLAGDTDRHTVAVIGDGALTGGMAWEALNNLADSPDQRLVIVVNDNGWSYSPTVGGLARYLDAVRTDRNYERVLGWGKRTLQGGGRPGRLTYDALHGMKKGLKDVLRPQHGLFEELGLKSIGPVDGHDLDALDAALRSARGYGGPVIVHAVTEKGRGYVPAESDAVDRFHTVGKIHPETGLPVVPSRFGWTSVFADEIVQIARTRSDVVGITAAMPEPVGLAPMAREFPGRVIDVGIAEEHALTSAAGMAFAGLHPVVSLYATFLNRAFDQLLMDVALHRAGVTITLDRAGLTGDDGASHNGMWDLALLRLVPGLRLAAPRDEATLRSALREAVSVSDAPTVVRYPKGALPEPTPALSRTSGLDVLAREAGDGGARVLVVGVGPFAATAAEVAHRLGDQGIGATAVDPCWVIPVPDALVDMAAGFDRVVTIEDGIVTGGFGSALRDRLAESSPEVQVQVHGIAHQFLSHASRAQLEEEMGLRPQDIARETAAAVARRNENASTPGVS
- a CDS encoding YqaJ viral recombinase family protein, giving the protein MIEGYRYVRTPAGDVVSSRNRVAWLRARLWGVTATDARRLVTTSGRVSKQRRRLLEAKLTGWEGPRLPQFEHGIRREAVIAAWVHQRFGIAPSSLLCAGRDPRHLATPDGIGEHSIAEIKTSVEDLDGAARTYADQLQWQLHVTGCDRVLFVVEHRDTLRRDFRWVERDEERIELLRTHANAFLNELDRARALLVAAGDRPVDRRELRDLDLSGPPENAQARSMGAAAG